The following DNA comes from Grus americana isolate bGruAme1 chromosome 13, bGruAme1.mat, whole genome shotgun sequence.
ttattttaagtTGGTCTTTCAATTGGTGTATGTTATTTTGGATAATAAATTTTGTTGGTAAGCATCATTTTTCTGACTCTTTAGGAAATACAGAGCTGACTGAGATGACTTACCCTTAGTGGCAAACATGTTTaaaagtgggttttgtttggttttgtgggttggtttttttttcatttggatcAAGAGAGTTTAGTGTGGCAGCACAAGAAGTCCATATTTGTTGGATTCCATCGATGGTATCCTCATGGAATCCTGCTTTTTCCAAGTCCTTGCTCCCTGCCTCatgtatatgtgcatatatatgtgcatgGATGTATAGATACACAAAGAGGTGCACACACCTATTCCCATATGTTGAAATCTAGCTGCTGATTTTGGTCTGTCTGCTAGTCCACAAGAAGAATTGACAAAAATCCCAGGGCTATTCTTATTGAACTGGAACGAAAATAACTGCAACTGAAAggattttccagaaaaatttgaattataaaaaataagagGCAAGTTATGTTCTACAATGCATATTTGCACAGCTCCAGGTGAAATTCATGTGAAATCATCACTCTTTTCCAAAGCTATCAGAACCCCTAGAGACTCAGGAACAGTATGAGAAATATCAAGTACTTCTGAATTCTCTTGCACTGAAAATCTTGTTTTACCTGTCTCATTCGCAACGTTTTTTGTGAAAGATGAACTGACTGACTCTGACAAACCTCTGTATCCCAAGCAGGATGAACTTAGATGATGTGTGATCTGTGGTGGTGAAGTTGGTTTCACAGATTTCATGAATGTCCATGCTGGAAGTGAATTCAGCGAGAGTAGTGCAGAGGGGCCTGGAGTGGTATGCTTTGACACCATTCATCCAGGAGATGGGAAACGAATCAAAGGCGGAAAGGCAAAGACCCATTACAGAGAGGGGGCTTTGCCAGCTGAAGATGGGGATTTGGTGGAGCAGGCTGGGCTTGTAGGCCCAACTGAAGCAGGCCTTGAGGCTAAGATGCTTAGGGCCAGTCATCCACGCTGAGGGATGTTATGCTTCTACAGACTACAAATGTTTTTAGGACTTTTTTCAGCCGGCAGGCAAAAACTGTCTGTTGGATTGCCAGCCTGTTTCCACTGTAGGAAGCTATTTTATAGCGCAGGTGAGGTTATGCCCTTTCCCACTTTTTTGAGGGAAGTAGATACCCCAGAAGGTGTTGGTAAGTAGACCTTGCTTTCTGACCTCCACTGAGGCTGCTCATAGAGAGGAAGCTATAATCTGACCCTCAACTTTAATCTCccctttaattttgaaaaatgcaggaggcctatttttatttaaaaaggggTAAAGAACTGTTTTGGAGGCTGGAGGCCAGTCCCTGCTGGAAAGCACATTTAGTGCCAATCATGGTACAGATGTGCAGGTCCTCATTAAAACTTCTGcaagaattaattattttgatttttttttctttttttattgttactttCTAGTTATGTGTAATCTGTAATCCTGGTTTTTGTTAAGATTTTTGTTgttatgggggttttttacaaaaaaatgtcAACAGCTCTGGAACCTTTTCAGAGCTtcactgttttctctgcttgtagGATTAACAGCAGATTAATTATGATTAGAACTTTTGTTGTTCACAGATGGTGTTGGGTCATTTTCAGATCATCCATTCTCAGGATCAGGTAATGATTAGGTGCGTTAGATTAAGAGATTGTGTTTACACTCTGTATCAAGTACCACTCTGAAAGTGCTTAGTGCAGTGCATGCTCAAAAGGGAATATAGCTGCACTCCCTAGTCAGAGTGCTCTCAGCCGGGACTTTGCACCATCCTCTTCcgcataaaaccagaaaataatctAGAGTCCAAACTGGGATGAAAAATGGCTCCTCAAAGCCAGATTGCTTTGCTTCGTACCTTGTTTTGTAGTATAGCATTCATCACTTGCGGAGCAGAAGGTGAGACGCAAAATTTATTATTGCTGTTGGGGAAAGAACTGCACTAACAAGTTGCAGTGTAGTGATTTTCAAATCATCTTATAGTTGTGTTAGCAATCTGCAAAAGTATCCTGATAAGCTTTATGCAAAAATTACTGGGTTTGTGAGATGAAACCATTTCTGagatgatttttctgaaaataaaactttataaaTTTCTTAAAAGTtggaaagcaaaaacatttcataattatctaaacaaaatattttaagatcttGTTGGATGataaatttagaaaatgttaatgATTTTGACAGTTGCTATTTGctctgaaatttgtttttaagcttTATGCTCTTGCAGAGTGACTAAACTATGTCTTACCTAGCTCCAGCTGTCACTGGCAGAGCCAGCTGTGGGAGTATTTGGCAGGGGGTGTCTGTCGTTGCATAAAAGCGAgatgaaaactgaacaaaattgAAAGGAACAAGCTGAAATCTTCTAAATTAAACACTCAGTAAAAAATGCTCCATTGCAAAGTCTGTGAGACAATTATGAagatgcaatttaatttttttcttttaccttttgtGTTACTTAGGACAGACTGGTGCTGAGCCGGAAGTGACTATCACACTTGGACGGCTCAAAGGGAGACAAACAAATGTGAAGGGGACAGACAGACttgtaaatgttttccttgggatTCCTTTTGCAAAAGCACCTGTTGGATCCTTGAGGTTTTCCCCACCTGAACCACCAGAACCCTGGAATGATCTGAGAGATGCAACTTCTTACCCACCACTGTGAGAGCTGTTCAGTACATTTGTTTGTAGGACCTGCATGTGTTTGTCAGTGCCATCGTGTTTATTAGGGTACAGAGGTCTGATTTTTGCTAGGGAGCTTGTATTGACTGGTATTGAATATGCTGCCGGTACTGAAATACTgtagggagtgtagtgacaggacaaggggtaatgggtttaagctgaaggagggtcgatttagattagatgttagaaagaaattctttcctgttagagtggtgaggcactggaacaggttgcccagagaggctgtggatgcctcatccttggaagtgtttaagaccaggctggatgaggctttgggcaacgtgatctagtggaaggtgtccctgcccgcagcagggaggttggaactagatgatctttaaggtctcttccaacccaaaccattctatgattctgtaagaACTGTGGGACTAAGAACCGCAAAGAATTCCTGGAAAATTCCTGTCTTTGGAAATCATGTCTCATTATGCTCTGCTGAAATAATTCAGCTTTTTAAGGATAAGTATAGAGCTGTGCTTTTACAGGTTGCACCTCTTAATTGCATATAAGTCACACAAAGTTTGAGCATCCTGTGGGAATTCAGTCTGTGgggcaaaagaaaatgtgttttctttatcaTTGTTACGTTGTTGCTATTGCAGTTTTATTACTAATAGtcacttcctttcttttgtgaaGATGTCCTCAAGATCTGTCCATGttgaaaacagctgaaaaacactttaaagaaaaacaccttCCATTCCGAACTTCTGAGGACTGTTTGTATCTAAATGTTTACAGCCCTGCTGGTTCAAACAAGAAGGACAAGTTACCTGTGCGTAAACCCATTGTACAAACTTGTGTCATGCAACATTTGCACCTAATGATAGCTCCTAAGTCActtaattgcttttgaaaatgtgatgGTGTGttagcaaaaatattattatgtAAAATTCAAAGTCCATGAACCTAAAATTCAGTTCCCATTGAGCTTTGGTGATTGAGAGTTCCTAATTCTCTGatgttgtcttcctttttcacaTGAAATCTATCAAGCAATGTATAAAAGTGTGTCTCACCCTTTTTTCTCAAAGGTAATGGTGTGGATCCATGGAGGCAATTTCATATTTGGTGGTGCTTCTAGGTATGATGGTTCTGCACTATCAGCCTACGAGAATATTGTGGTAGTAATAATTCAGTACAGACTTGGACTCCTTGGATTCCTCAAGTAAGATGACCTATTTCACTTTTTACAAAATGCTTCTTATGTTTAAAGGATGGgtagttttgttttccaaatcaGCTGAACTTCTATACCGGCTTCCCACTGTTAAGGTGGTTTAAATGTACATAGTTCACTGACATCAGGACTTAAGAACATTAATAAATGTCCATAAATACCATTTGCATTGTCATTTGATTGTAGCCTGCTATCAAATCATAGTTGGGCTTATTTGGTTCTGGACAGGATGTTTGTTCTTGCCTTTACTTCCATCCATTGATCTGTAAAGCAAAAAATCATATAGTGTAAAGGCCAGGAATCCATCTGTGTATGGATGAACAAACAGCAGAGGCAAGTAAGTCAGTGGGGCTTAGATCTGACTATGCAAGGCTTTAGGTCAGTAGGCTGTACAGATCTTTCCTTGGCCGAAAATGACACTTCGCACAAAATGTAAGTTGGTgaggtttattttattctgatatTAGAAGAACTATTACTCTTCCTGAGAAGGCttatattgcttttctttcagtactGGTGATGAACATGCTCGTGGGAACTGGGCATTTTTGGATCAAGTAGCAGCTCTTCGGTGGATCCAAGAAAATATTGAACACTTTGGTGGAGATCCAGGATCTGTCACACTCTTTGGTGTATCTGCAGGATCTTGCTCTGTTTTTGCACATGTAGGCATGCAGTAGAtatactaaaaagaaaagtcttaaaaaaaatcttcaaaaactCAATTAGTGTAACATTTCATGCTTAATCTGGTTTTTCAAAGTAAGATTAATGGCACATTGTGCTAAGTCTGGACACTTCCCTTGTAAGCACATAAAAATGTGTAATTCCACACTGAATCCAGCAGTCTAGTCAAGCATAAAGTTATGGGATAAGGACCTTAATGTAGAATAAAtactttctgttcttcctttcctggCAGGTTTTATCTCCTTTGTCTAAGGGTCTCTTTCATAAAGCAATATCAGAGAGTGGAATTTTAATCCCCCCTGTTAAAGATTTACTTCTTTCAACAGATCTTAAGGTAGGCagtttttggtttctttttcattttaaagcctttATAACCTAAAATACGATATTTCTTATATCCGATAATTTTGTTAAAAGAGAAAGGGTGAAAATCTGATTGCACATTATGCAACAAAGttgatgaaatttattttcagagcatACCTATAAATACATAGATTAGCACTAAGTAAATTTTCATTCAAATagtctatttattttcagtcttacCATGCTCATTTGGTATTGGAAATAGATTGTACAGTTACATGATTATAATATCTGTGGGTTGAGTTAGGTATTTTCAGTTACATACATGCTAAGCTAGGCGTATGTCCATTTTCATGCACACTGTAACTTATACTGTAACTATGAAATTTATTATGGAAAGTTTAATTAGAATCCAGAAGAGGCATTCAGTTTTTATTCAGCTatggtgtcatggtttaacccagtcAGGAGCTCATTCCCTGCCCTGcaagtgggatgggggaaagaatagaaaaggtaaaaaaaaaaaaaaaaagtaaaactcatgggtgttatcaacattagtctcatcctaaattcaaaacacagcactctaccagctgctaggaagaaaatgaattctgtccctgccgaaaccaggacatatGGTCTTTTATAGAGGGCCTTTATTTGaagtaaattcattttaaaaaagaaaaaacccctttaaaattaaattcctgtctataagtaccttttcatttctcctcctgAAACAGCaggtaataataatataaatctCTCATAAGCtgattttctgaattttcttgcCTTATTTGATTTATGTTGCAACGTCATATTATCTCTACAGCAAAGTTTGTTGTAGAACAGTGAATGGAAAtacagcaagaaagagaagtaTACCAGAATGATTTCACTTCATGATCAAACTGTAGTATTtctagtaaaataaaatactcaaGCACTTATCAAGCTCACCTAAATTAGCCCTTAAATAAAACTATTAACAGTACTATGtataataattttctgtttgtaaattCCTTAAAGACTACCTCATAGCTAACAGTTCTTGTCTTTgttaataattttcagaaaattgcaAGTATATTTAAGTGTGAGACGAGCAGTTCACTCTCTCTGATAAACTGCTTGAGGAACCAGGAAGCAGAGGATATAGTCTTTAACAGTACGGTAGGTGAAACTTTACTtagtaacagatttttttaatggcatgCTTGCAAAACTTTAGCTCAGCGTCTGACTAGAGTTCATTGTTAGCCTGCTGcaaagtttttttcctaatttttgtcaaaataccccctaaatactgaaataatttcacataAGTTCTCTTTAGAATTTTCAGTGAAGTGTAACACCTGTAAAGTTGTGAGCAAGACGTGAGCATACATATGTTTTAATGTCAGTTAGAAGGAGCACAGGATCAGGAAACCATTATATTACTCCGTATCATGACCCAACCATTCTAGTATTTTATACTCTGGtgcaaaaatgtaaatgtatgtTGCAGTGGCTGTAGATACTCAGATTTCttaaagccctttttttttttcttcacttggaACATCAAATGTGGACATTTTATTATGtgatttgaaggaaaaaaggaaaatgctattAACAAGtaatttgatctttttttctcttccttcaggaAATCCCATTTCTACCCTTAGTTTTGGATGGAGTATTTCTTCATAAGTCGCCTGAAGAGATATTGGCTGGAAAAGAATTTAATGCAGTCCCGTTTATGATAGGAGTCACCAACAATGAATTTGGCTGGAATATTAGATCTGTAATTTAATGgctattcttcatttttttgaatGTTTGTGTTAACTTCTCAGAGTTGCCTTCATCAGTTATTTGCTGGTAGGACACCTTTTAAGTATGGCCAAAAGGCTTTGCATTGTTGGAAATATATACAAGGTAAACTTTGCTTGCATGGTGATTCAGTAGTGACCCAGAAGCAGTTGGTCTCAAAGCAGTGAGACAGGCTTCATCCTGCAAGTTAAACTATGTGGACATCCTTGGAACATCaattttttacagtattttcttatCCTAAAATTTTAATCCCTCATCcagtcagagaggaaaaagaatgcAACAGCCAAGGGGTTAttactaaaacaaaaataaaccaaatccTTTCCCCCACAACACACAGATGTTATATGCACGATATTCAGGATGGACACAtggaatgtttaaaaatgtggcATTGATCACCTTAAACAGCTTACCCCATATGTCGTTATGAACTGGCTGCTGGTTATATGATTGCCATGATATCATTGTTACCATGCGGAAAGATCTGTCATTTGAAAATCTCAGCTGGAGGCAGAGTATGGGGAGAATGTGGGTGTCCCATCCATTCCCAGCGcataaattctttttcatatGAATTCCATGGGCAATTCTAAAAGGTGAGCAGTTGCTGTACAGTGCACAAAACTGCAGGAGGTGGATTTgtgttctctctcttccttgtcctcttttcttcatttcctaagaCCTTGTGTTCATCTAGGTAGTACAAAGTATTTGTTCTGAATCTATGTAGTAACTGTGTGTCTCTGGGAATGTGCTGGTACTAAGTccaagaaaaatgtgaagtgaAATCTGTTCTAATTcattttgcagacagaaaagTCATTTTATGTAATGCTctaaaagaggaggagaattgCCTTATCGTTACTTCAAAGGGTTCAAGCAACTGGACTAGAGACAGAGAGGCTGCTGGTGACTTTTAAGATCTCCCCTACCAGAGGGAAAATAAGCCTTTGAGACAGAAGATTTTCACTTCAATTCTGCCCTAATGCTTTCTAGTCTTATAAGTTTCTTAACAATGTGTGTTGATTTAAGGATAAACTACTTAGTATGAGTGGTTTATGTTGCAACCTTCACCTAGGAAACATTTACTGCTGTAAATACAAGCTGTTCAAGACAGCTG
Coding sequences within:
- the LOC129212241 gene encoding carboxylesterase 5A-like, with the protein product MAPQSQIALLRTLFCSIAFITCGAEGQTGAEPEVTITLGRLKGRQTNVKGTDRLVNVFLGIPFAKAPVGSLRFSPPEPPEPWNDLRDATSYPPLCPQDLSMLKTAEKHFKEKHLPFRTSEDCLYLNVYSPAGSNKKDKLPVMVWIHGGNFIFGGASRYDGSALSAYENIVVVIIQYRLGLLGFLNTGDEHARGNWAFLDQVAALRWIQENIEHFGGDPGSVTLFGVSAGSCSVFAHVLSPLSKGLFHKAISESGILIPPVKDLLLSTDLKKIASIFKCETSSSLSLINCLRNQEAEDIVFNSTEIPFLPLVLDGVFLHKSPEEILAGKEFNAVPFMIGVTNNEFGWNIRSTSKIPGLKEIGDKKSITSTLEFLLPMMYMSSEFLPVIVDEYLGNTDDPAELRDRFLDLLGDIGIVMPSIKALNYHKGSGAPVYFFEYQHRPTSYWDSKPEYVKADHGDEVGFVFGGPYLAGDIQLRSEVTEEEKNLSRTLMKYWANFARNGNPNGEGLVDWPSYNLNEEYLQINLKQKKSRKFKEKKVDFWRKVMFEKTNNKRTENKKVNSEL